Proteins from a genomic interval of Thermodesulfobacteriota bacterium:
- a CDS encoding UvrD-helicase domain-containing protein, which produces MTIRILADPRRRYTKGDFAPLARHYAERVFQVHVMNEYARQALVKLGQALALVMAYFSQNKRAFVERYFAGRTELLERATSEQSFQRLVEDLANPAQAAVVAAGEGESLLVLAGPGSGKTRVVAHRTAYLLRVRRVRPEAILVLTFNRHAAVSLRRRLLDLVGDEARGVTIQTYHGLALRLTGRSLAAHRDRHADTSPDFDTPLEEAIALLQGGRDLPGLPAAEARERLLAASGSSSWTSTRTSTSSSTSSSPPWPAAPWQIRTAG; this is translated from the coding sequence ATGACCATCCGCATCCTGGCCGACCCCAGACGGCGCTACACCAAAGGCGACTTCGCACCCCTGGCCCGCCACTATGCCGAGCGGGTCTTCCAGGTGCACGTCATGAATGAATACGCCCGCCAGGCCCTGGTCAAGCTGGGCCAGGCCTTGGCCCTGGTGATGGCCTATTTCTCCCAGAACAAGCGGGCCTTCGTGGAACGGTACTTTGCCGGCCGTACCGAGCTGCTGGAGCGGGCCACCAGCGAACAGTCCTTCCAGCGCCTGGTGGAGGATCTGGCCAACCCGGCCCAGGCCGCGGTAGTGGCCGCCGGCGAGGGGGAGAGCCTCCTGGTGCTGGCCGGCCCGGGCAGCGGCAAGACCCGGGTGGTGGCGCACCGCACAGCCTACCTTTTGCGGGTGCGCCGGGTGCGGCCCGAGGCGATCCTGGTCCTGACCTTCAACCGCCACGCGGCGGTCAGCCTGCGCCGCCGGCTCCTGGACCTGGTCGGCGACGAGGCCCGGGGCGTGACGATCCAGACCTACCACGGGTTGGCCCTGCGCCTGACCGGCCGCTCCCTGGCCGCGCATCGGGACCGGCATGCCGATACCAGCCCGGATTTCGACACGCCGCTCGAGGAGGCCATCGCCCTGCTGCAGGGCGGGCGTGATCTGCCGGGCCTGCCCGCCGCCGAGGCCCGGGAGCGGCTTCTGGCGGCTTCCGGTTCATCCTCGTGGACGAGTACCAGGACATCGACGAGCTCCAGTACCAGCTCATCGCCG